The following are encoded together in the Streptomyces sp. NBC_00358 genome:
- the serS gene encoding serine--tRNA ligase has translation MIDLRLLREDPDRVRASQRARGEDVALVDSLLSADERRRSSGVRFDELRSEQKSLGKLIPKASPDERAELLKKAEQLKADVKAAEAEQNEADEETKRLLLRLGNLVHPDVPVGGEEDFVVLETHGTIRDFAAEGFEPKDHLELGEALGAIDVERGAKVSGSRFYYLTGVGALLELALVNAAIAQATEAGFIPMLTPALVRPRAMEGTGFLGQAAENVYHLEKDDYYLVGTSEVPLAAYHMDEILDADKLPMRYAGFSPCFRREAGTYGKDTRGIFRVHQFDKVEMFSYVDPADAESEHQRLLDWEKQWLTGLELPFQVIDVASGDLGASASRKFDCEAWIPTQGKYRELTSASNCNSFQARRLSVRMRDGKKVQPLATLNGTLCAVPRTIVAILENHQLADGSVRVPEMLRPYLGGREVLEPISK, from the coding sequence GTGATTGACCTTCGCCTGCTCCGTGAGGACCCCGACCGTGTTCGCGCCTCCCAGCGCGCCCGTGGAGAGGATGTCGCGCTCGTCGACTCCCTTCTCTCCGCCGACGAGCGGCGCAGGTCGTCCGGCGTCCGCTTCGACGAGCTGCGTTCCGAGCAGAAGTCGCTCGGCAAGCTGATCCCCAAAGCCTCCCCGGACGAGCGCGCCGAGCTGTTGAAGAAGGCCGAGCAGCTCAAGGCCGACGTCAAGGCCGCCGAGGCCGAACAGAACGAGGCGGACGAGGAGACCAAGCGGCTCCTCCTCCGGCTCGGCAACCTGGTGCACCCCGACGTCCCGGTCGGCGGCGAGGAGGACTTCGTCGTCCTGGAGACGCACGGCACCATCCGTGACTTCGCCGCCGAGGGCTTCGAGCCCAAGGACCACCTGGAACTGGGTGAGGCGCTGGGCGCCATCGACGTCGAGCGCGGCGCCAAGGTGTCGGGCTCGCGCTTCTACTACCTGACCGGTGTCGGCGCGCTCCTGGAGCTCGCCCTGGTCAACGCGGCGATCGCGCAGGCCACCGAGGCCGGCTTCATTCCGATGCTGACCCCGGCGCTGGTCCGCCCGCGCGCCATGGAGGGCACCGGCTTCCTCGGCCAGGCCGCGGAGAACGTGTACCACCTGGAGAAGGACGACTACTACCTGGTCGGCACCTCCGAGGTCCCCCTCGCGGCGTACCACATGGACGAGATCCTCGACGCCGACAAGCTGCCGATGCGCTACGCCGGCTTCTCGCCGTGCTTCCGCCGCGAGGCGGGCACCTACGGCAAGGACACCCGCGGCATCTTCCGCGTGCACCAGTTCGACAAGGTCGAGATGTTCTCGTACGTCGACCCCGCGGACGCCGAGAGCGAGCACCAGCGGCTCCTCGACTGGGAGAAGCAGTGGCTGACCGGCCTCGAACTGCCCTTCCAGGTGATCGACGTGGCGAGCGGCGACCTCGGCGCCTCGGCCTCCCGCAAGTTCGACTGCGAGGCGTGGATCCCGACCCAGGGCAAGTACCGCGAGCTGACCTCGGCGTCGAACTGCAACAGCTTCCAGGCCCGCCGGCTGTCCGTCCGTATGCGCGACGGCAAGAAGGTCCAGCCGCTCGCGACCCTGAACGGCACGCTGTGCGCCGTCCCGCGCACCATCGTCGCGATCCTGGAGAACCACCAGCTCGCCGACGGTTCGGTACGGGTTCCGGAGATGCTGCGGCCCTACCTCGGCGGCCGTGAGGTTCTGGAGCCGATCTCCAAGTGA
- a CDS encoding HAD family hydrolase produces MTSTTGSTGSSGATGPGAFPYKLVATDLDGTLLRSDETVSARTRDALAAVTAAGAAHIVVTGRAVPWTRHILDDLGYRGLAVCGQGAQVYDAGEHRLLTSVTLDRQLAGLALAKIEAEVGPLLLAASRDGLDGEVLVGPGYRRRDGALPVVPLKDAADLWSAPLNKVYVQHPTLSDDELAAVAMEVAGGLVGVTMAGAGIVELLPLGLSKATGLSLAARRLGVKAADTIAFGDMPNDLPMFVWAARGVAMANAHDDLKTIADEVTSSNDEDGIAVVLERLLARS; encoded by the coding sequence GTGACGAGCACCACCGGGTCGACGGGATCGTCCGGGGCCACGGGGCCGGGGGCGTTCCCGTACAAGCTCGTCGCGACCGATCTCGACGGGACGCTGCTGCGTTCCGACGAGACGGTCTCGGCGCGTACACGGGACGCACTCGCCGCGGTGACCGCGGCGGGCGCGGCCCACATCGTCGTCACGGGGCGCGCGGTGCCCTGGACGCGGCACATCCTCGACGACCTCGGCTATCGGGGCCTGGCGGTCTGCGGTCAGGGCGCGCAGGTCTACGACGCGGGGGAGCACCGGCTGCTGACCTCGGTGACGCTGGACCGCCAGCTGGCCGGTCTCGCGCTCGCCAAGATCGAGGCTGAGGTCGGGCCGCTTCTGTTGGCCGCGAGCCGCGACGGGCTCGACGGCGAGGTGCTCGTCGGCCCCGGTTACCGGAGACGGGACGGCGCGCTCCCGGTCGTCCCGCTCAAGGACGCCGCCGACCTGTGGTCGGCTCCTCTGAACAAGGTGTACGTCCAGCATCCGACGCTCTCCGACGACGAGCTCGCGGCGGTGGCGATGGAGGTCGCGGGCGGGCTCGTCGGTGTCACGATGGCGGGCGCGGGGATCGTGGAGCTGCTCCCCCTCGGCCTCTCCAAGGCGACGGGGCTGTCCTTGGCGGCCCGGCGCCTGGGCGTCAAGGCGGCGGACACCATCGCCTTCGGTGACATGCCGAACGATCTGCCGATGTTCGTGTGGGCGGCGCGCGGGGTGGCCATGGCCAACGCCCATGACGATCTCAAGACGATCGCTGACGAGGTGACGTCCTCGAACGATGAGGACGGCATCGCGGTGGTGCTGGAGCGGTTGCTGGCGCGGTCGTAG
- a CDS encoding SGM_3592 family protein: MATEEPRGDGREQAGNGSGGGPGDEHGDTAREPWDDLVLDENFVRSAETTEPSARARMLAARWREGGPDPQPWRSDEPPAGWFFSKGRRRRWRRK; this comes from the coding sequence ATGGCAACCGAGGAACCACGGGGTGACGGCCGCGAACAGGCCGGAAACGGATCCGGGGGCGGACCGGGGGACGAACACGGGGACACGGCCCGGGAACCGTGGGACGACCTCGTGCTCGACGAGAACTTCGTACGGTCCGCCGAGACGACCGAACCGTCGGCCCGCGCGCGCATGCTCGCCGCCCGGTGGCGCGAAGGCGGACCCGATCCACAGCCCTGGCGCTCGGACGAGCCGCCGGCGGGATGGTTCTTCAGCAAGGGGCGCCGGCGCAGATGGCGCCGCAAGTGA